From a single Opisthocomus hoazin isolate bOpiHoa1 chromosome 6, bOpiHoa1.hap1, whole genome shotgun sequence genomic region:
- the PLAC9 gene encoding placenta-specific protein 9, giving the protein MLFLWALALVLVLQERDLLAAADPASVLPGSLGRASWCDEHDKIHERLDIIEEKVIKTVEHLESEVKSLLNIISETTSNSPITPGTPLIDIFDDTS; this is encoded by the exons ATGCTTTTCCTTTGGGCGCTGGCATTGGTTTTGGTCCTGCAGGAGCGAGATCTTTTAG ctgctgcagacCCTGCCAGCGTGTTACCTGGAAGTCTGGGAAGAGCAAGCTGGTGTGACGAACATGACAAGATCCACGAACGCTTAGATATTATTGAAGAG AAGGTAATAAAAACAGTGGAGCATCTAGAATCAGAAGTCAAATCACTTCTCAACATCATCAGTGAGACAACATCAAATAGCCCCATCACTCCAGGAACCCCACTTATAGACATTTTTGATG ATACCAGCTGA